TGAGTCTTTGGTTCATGCTATCCAATAACTGTTGCAATCTCGTCGTATAACAAAACTGTGGTATGGTAACTGTTGATGTTTAATTCTTCTCACTAGGCACACAGTGAAGTGTAGGTGCTATGGCATCCTCTGGGACACCTGGAGCAACTTCTGCCAATTGTGTAGACACGACGCCCTATGAAGTTCCCAGCTGGTCCGTAGTTGCAAACGTACAACTGGGTTGTCCACCGACTTGTCTCATTGTAGACTGTGTAGCCACAGCCAATGTATTTTGTGTTGCCCCACACTACCTGTGAGTAGTGTCCAGTTTCTGCACTGAATCTGAAAAAAATATGATGATAATATTTATAATATTCCACAAATTAATAAGTACGTTTTAGAGAAGATGAAGGATGAATGAAGCAGAAATACTATGAAAGAATATGTGGGATGTCTACATACCAAGTTGAAAAAAGTAACTTGGCAAACAGAAGGGGGCAAGGTGTTTataaaaaatacaatttcatttgAATGTTATGTAGATTGCTCATTCAAAAAATCTTTtcatttctataaaatatttataatttcccCAATCTAATTTTTTATACTTATCTGGCAAATTGAATGCTAACAAATCATATTGTTCTACAAGTATTGTAGATTCATCATTAGTACATCCCTGacatacaaaaattataaaatattcttCAGGTTTATTCAAATTATATAATTAGGCATATTATTTCTGATTAGAAAATTTTTGAGGCTGTATTTGATCTGTTAATCCACTGACACAAGAAAAACATGTAAAGGTGGGGGCTAACTAATTTCAGTTATTGTAATCAATGTGAAAGACACACATACACAACTATAACACCGAAATTTTATTTTAGATAAATTAGCCTAATAAATATCATTAGCAGAACTGAACAgttcaacaaaaatttttatttgcctaATAGTGTGGTGTTTCTGTGAACCTACTACATTCTCATAGCAGGTGGAGAGGTGATTTTCTGACGTGGCTCCTCCCAGATGGCAGATAGTGGGATCCTCACAGGCTTTGCCGGTGGACGTGAGTAAAATAAAAAAGCTCTGGCAGACCAAACTCACAATAACCTCTACAGTTAAGAATCAAAGTTGTAAATCGGCgcttgctccatacaaggttgactaccttGGAATGTCAAACATAGAAGTAAATCTTGTAAGAAAAAATCCACCACTTAGCAACTGCCAAAGAAGACTGCACTTCACATAGTGGGCAGTCACTTGAAAGGTAACTTAGGTGAGACAGAGCATCTGAAGACACTCAAGACTAGCAAAAGTTCAAAATTTAGACTCGTGACAGGACAGATAAGCTACATAACGACACACAGCATGAATTCCATTATACAATCAGGAAAACTCAGAATTTTGACAGATAAAATATATCGCAAAGGGTTCCTAAGAAGTGGATTTCAAAATCACAAGGAGACAGAATTTACAAGGAAATGCTGGGAAAAAGAGTAATGAAGGACTACCCACAATTTGGATGGGATTTTTGGTCAGATTAAAAATAACTGAATCTGTCACAGAATTTAAATTACAATGTCCCAAGCTATCAGCACTAACtataaaagctgcaaataaaataaaacgcaATAATAAATGTCCAGTTTCCAACTaactataaaaataataacaaataacacAGAGAATATGTGAATGGACTTGGGGAGCTTTAAGTCCAGatgacaacaaacataaataaaaatcacaccaaAATTTTAATTGGCGATTTTAATTGCCAGTTCGAAAGGGGAAAGAATTATAGAGATGTAATAGGGAAATGGGCAGCACAAAGAGGAACAAACAGGAGTGGTATGAAACTAGTTGAAATATGCAGAAACTATGACAGGATCTCAAAGTTAACATATTTCAAGAGAAGACCAAATAAGCTTAAAACTCGGAAACACCCAAGCTGGGAAAGACAGAATGGCAACTGGATCATGTCTGTAGGGATAAAAATTACCACAggaaaatttacaatgtgaaaattCTGAGGAGGACAGATACTGGATCAAATCGTTAtgtgataaaataaaaattaattcacCCATTGACAAATAAAAACTCCCACCACATAAACTGATAAATAACAAGGAATACAAAGAACAAACAAGTATTATAAAAATAACATATAATCTACAGGAAATGTTACCCCAGTCGAAACAAACAGCTGAACAAGTAACCCACAATAAatcaaaggaaaaaaatgaaacaccaatgGTATATCGATGAGTGTCATAAAACAGTGCTATATTGACACCAAGCCTAGTTAAGGTAACAGTGTCATGAAACAGAAGAATCATCCTTCGAAATTACTGAACAAAGAAACATaaccaagaaaataataaaaaggatTAAACGAAAATATCAAAAAGATATACtactaatgatagaaacaaattgGGAGAAAACGACTCAAGGAATTACTACAAAATATTTACCAGACACCAACAGGGATATGTCCTGCAACGTTAATGTTAaaggataaaaataataatatggcacacagcaataaaaaaatacatatgttttagcagaaacatttacaaaattactAAATTGCGAAGATCCCCCCAAAACTACTTCATATAAACATTTACTCCGCTGTTAAACCACCAACAGAACATATAAATCCACCTACAGTCCATGAAGTATACAAAATGTTGAAAGAGCACAACTACAAACCAAGTAGAGAAGTTCAAACATTTGTGGAACTTTGGAAATTTGCAGCACAACCAGTGAAGATACCGTTGCATCAATGCATACTGAAAATCTGGAACAAAGAAGAACTACGAAAACGCTGGACAACAGAGATAATCCATCCATTACACAGAAAAGTAGACAAATCTAGACAACAGTAGAGAAATTCCCTTTTTGGTATCCCATACGAAGTATTGACAAGAATTCTATGTACTCGTCAGAGAGATAAACTTGAACTGGAACTAAGGGATtaccaagcaggttttagaccCTGGAGAAGCTTTCGAATGATATTTGGAGCCGTATTTCTTGTGCAGTATTTTGTAGTCTTGTTATTTGATTTCTGGCTTCTTGAATGTCATTAGCCAGTAACAATAAGTCTTCTGTGAAGCCAAAGCAATTTACGTCCATTTGATCTTTTTTAGTTCCAGGGTCTAAATCCTGCTTGGTGTAAATAATTTGAAGTTGTTAATGGAAtactataaaagaaaaaaaaataagtcgTAACCTTTgcagatttcaaaaaagcttatgactgtaTCCATCCCAAATTcataaaaatggtaaaattaaCAAACAATAAATCTGATGTAAAGTTCAGATGGGAAATACCTGAGTCATTTACAATTAAAACTGAGTTAAGTCTAGGAGGTGGTTTATAGCCATTACTTTCCAACTGACCTGAAGAGTATGTGGTAAGGGAATGGTACAAGGACGATCCAAAAACATAAGAACTGGAACTAAAAAAGATCAAATGGACGTAAATTGCTTGGGCTTCACAGAAGACTTATTGTTACTAGCTAATGACATTCAAGAAGCCAGAAATCAAATAACAAGACTAAAAATACTGCACAAAAAATATGGCTCCATATATCATTCGAAAAGACTGAGGTAATGGTAGCAGATCCACTAAAAATCAACCACATAACTGTAAATAATGAGAAAGTAAAAATAGTACAACAGTTTAAGTACCTTGGACAAATTGTAATGTGCAACTTGGAAAGAAACCTGCATGGAAAGAAAGAACTAGTAAAATgacaaaagctcaaaaagtaacATGACCTACATACAGTGAAAATGTCTATCAATCAAAACTAAGTTAAAAAATTTACAAACGGCGGTTCAGTTACAGATGAAGAATGAAAGAATTGAAACTATTTTTAAACTCGCTCAGGAAAACATTTAAACTGATCATAGCTACATAAGATAGGTTTTGTGAAGGCAGGTACAATAATAGGAAGAACAATATGCATGAAGAAGGGAATGAGATAGGTCGATTATGAGATTTATTTAAGAATTAGAAGGGATACCAGCTTCAATTAATCAAACAGTTCAGCGTCTTACAAAATGTTGATTATACAGACATAGACGAAATGACATTTACTTACTAACTAAGTAAATGGTAACATAGAAGCAGGTTCAAAGAAACAATGGAGAACACAAAACAGTGTGGAAATAACTTCAAGAGGATGTGAAACTGTACATTAAGGATTTGGTACGAAACGAATAAAAACAATATGAATATTAAGGAAATAAAATAGAAATTTACGTTGGGTTGACGTTATAGTTCATCAGCATGTATTACAGTAACTAAGAGCAAAGAAAATACAGTAAAACCATTCTaaggtttctttaaatttttgaataGTTCACGAGACCAATCAGGGACATGAATAGTTTAACATGAACCATAAGTCAGTTATACACCCACTGCGCTACTGAAaggtaacgcctccgaattttttattgtgttctcagCATCGGTTGATGTACTGCATGTCATGcatatttgccggccgaagtggccgagcggttaaaggcgctacagtctggaaccgcacgaccgctacggtcgctagttcgaatcctgccttgggcatggatgtgtgtgatgtccttaggttagttaggtttaagtagttctaagttctgtggggcttatgaccacatcagttgagtcccatagtgctcagagccatttgaaccattttcatgcaTATTTCTTGGTCGGCTTGTATTGCATGTCATGCCTTTTGCTTGACTTCCAAGCTTCGCTAACGCAAATTGAAAtcctttgccgctagagggctccgaattgtagcgtctaAAACGGTGGTATGTAATataactatgtcggtgcttgagCCACAGAGTGTTGTTTCAAGTTTATAACTGTAGGAAACTgaatcgaagagttcgtccacgcattgagcaccctcttcttcaaaatgacaatgccagaccacacacgggtGCTATGACATCTGCAAGAATCCAGtctcttgggttcactgtcatcggtcatcctacATAACACTCGCAACTTGGCCTCattaaattttcatatatttccaAGACGTAAAGAACAGGATTTGACTTTGTTAGTGATGTAGTAACGCAAGAAGGGGTAACGATGTAGCTCTCTCGACAAAGctaaacattctacactgacagcATCAACCAACTCGTTGGAAGAGATTTGTTCGTCGCCGGGGTGTctatgttgataaataaatttgCAGAAGTGCAGAACAGAGGTGTAGGATGTTGCTAAAGTTCTTTCTgtttaaaaggctttaagagttttcgcataaaaaattcgaaggcactacttttcagcacgcccttgtatatCACCGGTTTTGACTTGCAGCTGTGAGTGACGGTATTTTCACGCTAAAATATTAAAAAGAGCTAAATGTTGCCCAGTGGCCATAGGAGCAATACGTGGTAGCAGTTACTACTGGATGCAGGGAAATAAACAAACTGGTCTCATAACAAGCCAACTGGAGAATGTAATTGTAAGAGCATTGAAAAGAAACACTTATAGATGAGACATACAATCAGACAAATGGATTCTGGATGTTGCAAGAAAACTCTCTATTGGCTTCCAAGGGATAAAAAGTCTTTTAGATGATGGTGAGAAGATGATTACTGAAAATatacagcaacatggatgcatgtatTTTAAGATTTTAATGGACTATAAGCTTATAGCAGTGGTTCTCAACCTTTTTTAGGCCATtatccctgagtgcaatcagacattagctagtactccTACCTTTCCACCCCCTTTCCCTCCCCCACATTATTACGAACTTAATCATCTAACTAAACTGTCGAATGAAGGACTTTCTTGGaactcttttatttttaaaacgatgaaagatgagtgatatttagttttgtgtgtgcggagggggaggggggtatgtTCGGAGGTTGCTAGTATCAATgaagaaggaattcgtggtgcattgcaagtgctacccacaacttctTCTGAGATAatgaagctaactatccacagtgaaggtagacacttgctacaaaacatacttcccctgcattactcctctccattgcagcACTAGCTTGACCTACACACTGTAATcctatttaaaatcaaataaagttcagatgtgtgcaatATACTTATTGTTtgtgaatcacttgattgctgtactccttacttctgaactggcaaaaGTTGTATGACTTCAggatgttaatgctttgtgtctaaccaatctaataataatactgtgtacagcctTATGTAGTTACAGCTGTGTTGTGCTGACAATAATTCGTTTAACTGTTTCAAAGCGAGTAACAGGCGACTTCAAGaagtggagaagacattttcttgaggtatttagcatttgttacgtgtatgcctcatttttatcatcagcaatgtatGTGAAAAAGCACAACTTATGTTCGTAATGGGTGGGctttgtgaggaacctgtaacctccacccaaTTAATGCTAGTAACTGAGAAaagtattgataacttatataatcagtatatgatcttttgaaaataatttagttttgtgactgaaacagaattgaaTTGTTTGGTTTTCAAtcaacagaaaatttcattttacccttcaTGGAGTGATAaccccccaggttgggaaccactggtgtagAAGAACTATCTGCCAAGTAGTCGATGTCACATGGATAATGATGGTGACTGTTTGTCTCATAGATTTGATCTCCACTTAAGTGATCTTCGATGTCATGAGAAATCGTAGTGTTCCTGTCCTCTGCGTTACATTCCGTCGGTTATCTGATGTATTCAATGTCCCACATAATCAAAGGTCTTAGTGATAAACTAAAATAAGACAGCTTCAGAATCAATAACACATTTTATAAACATAGTTTTAGTTTCAAATAATATGCTGTGATGAACCAAGTAATATTTTGTAAGTCTCTTAATTAAAGACGTAGTTCATTTCTAGACTATATTTTAAGTAAGTTCTGTCAACAGACTTTTGCTAAGGATTTTTCTAATGTTATAATGTTAACCCAACGAGATGATAGAGTGAGTTTAAGTATTTGTTAACCTAGGCGTAACATAATTTCTAAGTGGCACTTAATTTGcattaaatatttctctttcattCATCTCTGAAAATTATGTTTCAGTAGTTCGTTGAGCTCTGTCGGATCTGTACATATAGATTAGTTTCATCAGGAAGGATGAGATACATTGTACTATTACATTTGTCTCCTCATTTGAAATGTTTATTAAATCATTGTTTATTTCATATAAGTTTTCTATTATTTATTGACTTATTTTCTGAAAACTTACCCCTTGCTATTTTTGCTGGAAACACTGAAGTGTAGAAGTCTTGTCATCAGATCGTGCCCAGTTGTATCTGATGCACAGACCAAGTACAGATGACTGTTTTTAATGAGTATTATATGTGGTTTTCTACTCTTATCTGTAGGATAAAATAACTGAAATGTCTCACCATAACTGCATACACATCATTCAATTTAATGACATTCTTTGTTATTCAATCTCATATGTACATCTCTACATCTAATCTGGGGTCTGCATTTTATAGGAGTTGTTAGTTTGGCAGTTAATTATGTTGCGTCACTTCTAAATATCCATACATCTATGAATATCAGTTAGCTGTGTGAAT
This genomic stretch from Schistocerca cancellata isolate TAMUIC-IGC-003103 chromosome 5, iqSchCanc2.1, whole genome shotgun sequence harbors:
- the LOC126187800 gene encoding venom allergen 5.02-like, which translates into the protein MNVLVWDDELARVAQRWADQCTFGHDSCRDVERFKVGQNVYLSSTTGPIRGAEWSTAVQAWYDEVRAFSKNIVNKYQFSAETGHYSQVVWGNTKYIGCGYTVYNETSRWTTQLYVCNYGPAGNFIGRRVYTIGRSCSRCPRGCHSTYTSLCA